Proteins found in one Methanospirillum hungatei JF-1 genomic segment:
- a CDS encoding 30S ribosomal protein S15, translated as MARMHARRRGISRSVRPYRTQAPEWSNTDKEAIIKQIVDLRRQGSSTAEIGLVMRDKYGVPSVKLATGKKITQILRDNDLASEIPEDLRNLIEKALGMRKHLAENKRDIHNKRQLMLTESKVRRLVKYYVSSKKLPKDWVYKPETAEILLSK; from the coding sequence ATGGCACGAATGCATGCCCGTAGAAGAGGTATTTCACGTTCAGTCAGACCGTACCGGACACAGGCTCCGGAGTGGTCGAACACGGACAAGGAAGCCATCATCAAGCAGATAGTAGACCTGCGCAGACAAGGAAGCTCAACAGCCGAGATCGGGCTTGTAATGAGAGACAAATATGGTGTTCCCAGCGTCAAGCTCGCAACCGGAAAAAAGATCACCCAGATCCTGCGTGACAATGATCTTGCATCAGAAATCCCTGAAGACCTCCGCAATCTGATAGAGAAAGCCCTTGGAATGCGCAAGCATCTCGCAGAAAACAAGCGGGACATTCATAATAAACGCCAGCTCATGCTGACTGAATCAAAAGTCCGCAGACTGGTCAAATACTATGTAAGCAGTAAAAAGCTTCCAAAAGACTGGGTTTACAAACCTGAAACTGCAGAAATTCTCCTGTCCAAATAA